A window of Perognathus longimembris pacificus isolate PPM17 chromosome 6, ASM2315922v1, whole genome shotgun sequence contains these coding sequences:
- the Nol7 gene encoding nucleolar protein 7, whose translation MVQLRPRVSRVPATAGAMVDEDQASSEEEAEHVLLLGQPSSGAAAEPLEEDEEGDDESDEAPEELTFASAQAEARESERRVRETVRRDKTLQKEKRKRREELFIEQKKRKLLPDTVLEQLTTSSEPDIKKSPGKLKEGNLGKKTEDRKKGSNAKKVKVQKVQSVSQTKSYVALRLKDQDLKDSRQQAAQAFIQNSLYGPGTNRTTVNKFLSLNNKRLPVKKAAAQFLNNSWGTQKKQNAKRFKQRWMVRKMKTSK comes from the exons ATGGTCCAACTCCGGCCTCGCGTGTCTCGGGTGCCCGCGACGGCGGGGGCGATGGTGGATGAAGACCAGGCGTCCTCGGAGGAAGAGGCGGAACACGTCCTGCTGCTCGGGCAGCCCAGCAGCGGCGCGGCCGCGGAGCCGCTGGAAGAAGACGAGGAAGGGGACGATGAATCTGACGAGGCCCCGGAGGAGCTGACTTTCGCCAGCGCCCAGGCGGAAGCGCGGGAATCGGAGCGGCGGGTGCGCGAGACAGTGCGCAG GGATAAAACTCtccagaaagagaagaggaagcgaCGCGAAGAGCTGTTCATTGAACAAAAG aaaagaaaacttcttcCAGACACTGTTCTAGAGCAGTTAACTACATCTTCAGAGCCTGA caTCAAGAAATCACCAGGAAAGTTGAAAGAAG GTAATTTGGGAAAGAAAACTGAAGACCGTAAAAAAGGAAGCAATGCCAAGAAAGTTAAAGTACAAAAAGTACAGTCTGTCAG CCAGACTAAGAGTTACGTGGCACTGAGGCTAAAAGACCAAGATCTGAAAGACTCAAGGCAACAAGCAGCCCAAGCCTTCATACAGAATTCTCTGTATGGTCCTGGAACCAACAGAACTACTG ttaATAAGTTCCTGTCACTGAACAACAAGAGATTGCCAGTTAAAAAGGCTGCAGCACAGTTTCTGAATAATTCTTGGG GAacccagaaaaaacaaaatgccaaGAGGTTCAAGCAACGGTGGATGGTCAGAAAGATGAAAACTTCTAAATAA